A genomic segment from Drosophila willistoni isolate 14030-0811.24 chromosome 2L unlocalized genomic scaffold, UCI_dwil_1.1 Seg72.1, whole genome shotgun sequence encodes:
- the LOC6646188 gene encoding uncharacterized protein LOC6646188 isoform X11, protein MDLADQIDDYICSFEGLGDLTMDSLAMFIFLWAVLALFSVWLCKLLYSKYLNKKPASAANSRQSSVAPGGLSTGSGSATGKPEKRLSEPRDLMATKTKVDDLAKPLVGGISAGRGRSSASPGAIGGGGGGGGAAGPRRRVVRQSSTGPENRKTRYVPPPSNVVGPETSSVTWTSQVFRWLYSDLVIVNELLMSWVIAINDSLRKSVEEHGVAVEVVRVLPDSPAPGLNNIFCNCDENNPSEMLITFDCDAMPVLQVKTFRQKSGKVETSHYKVTVSRFRARMAIPISYNTLKGEMRVEGYPDVRIAMNSVGAIKAMDQDEQQLQTVISEILTTALRDTVYPVDFSIYSTCPRAEVEPLDLPHNMEQHHLSGFRDSQHMSASSRRLLVKIVKGEGLKDAHEPYVVIEMDEPAQKNQTGTQRGTRPYWDEHFLFELSPQSAEILFEVYDHPVIASDPPKFLGLGLVGIDELAVGPASTQLLQLQPRPYETQPVSGAITVDFVFIEGAEIPVSQRPQRLKEALRLSTPAINEHIRNGADLADAAVRALQDGALSSSVNGGQPSKSTLIIHSVQRNSSNPNAFKVEVNKDGQIEVLESPTALDQAVAQAFERAAQEAASSKASEQIENDIQEEQVPTPATATTNETGNHEDSTTDEFGQPNAASSPNGSGYHNNYSLNGSSQLTGTGTGPGLGYGNGAYSSNTNSLPRNGGGGAYQPDPATLEDDRGRSKKRNFFGTLKKRLSRSKTRTLSADQPNNNHQKLSQTTTTIGLTNSRTATGTLNGPRMGIGTTIDHHSRRSSISESSAISGFSSASNKTYVHEASTLVLETIENGVKRHFIVPLAIAQRPRWRRKGTKLHIYNDHTFIAKHLSGSGLQCSICMKSIPRRPGKQGYECRDCQLICHKQCHIRAPQSCPNPTVLSMELTKLNSAAADRSIRKL, encoded by the exons ATGGATTTAGCAGATCAAATCGATGACTATATCTGTTCATTTGAGGGACTTGGTGACTTAACAATGGACTCTTTAGCcatgtttatatttttatggGCCGTTCTGGCCCTATTCTCAGTATGGCTATGCAAATTGCTATACTCAAAGTATCTTAACAAGAAGCCAGCCAGTGCGGCAAACAGTCGTCAGAGTAGTGTGGCTCCTGGTGGTCTGAGCACAGGATCGGGCTCAGCCACGGGCAAGCCAGAGAAACGTTTATCCGAGCCACGTGATTTGATGGCCACCAAGACTAAAGTGGATGATCTAGCTAAACCCCTAGTGGGTGGCATTTCAGCTGGCAGAGGTCGCTCCTCCGCCTCACCAGGAGCAATtggaggtggtggtggcggcggaGGCGCCGCAGGGCCACGTCGTCGTGTGGTACGTCAAAGCTCAACAGGACCAGAGAATCGCAAGACACGCTATGTGCCACCACCTTCAAATGTTGTGGGACCCGAAACG AGCTCTGTTACCTGGACAAGTCAGGTATTTCGCTGGCTTTACAGCGATCTAGTCATTGTGAACGAATTACTTATGTCCTGGGTGATAGCCATCAACGATTCGCTACGCAAATCTGTGGAGGAG CACGGTGTGGCCGTTGAAGTTGTACGTGTCCTGCCCGATAGTCCAGCACCAggattaaataatattttctgTAACTGCGATGAGAATAATCCCTCCGAAATG TTGATTACTTTCGATTGCGATGCCATGCCAGTGCTGCAGGTGAAGACCTTTCGCCAGAAATCGGGCAAGGTGGAGACATCGCATTATAAGGTCACTGTGTCGCGTTTTCGTGCACGCATGGCCATACCAATCAGCTATAATACCCTCAAGGGTGAGATGCGTGTGGAGGGTTATCCAGAT GTGCGCATTGCCATGAATAGTGTGGGAGCCATTAAGGCCATGGATCAGGATGAACAACAATTGCAGACAGTGATTAGTGAGATTTTGACTACGGCTCTGCGTGACACTGTCTATCCGGTGGACTTTTCCATATATTCCACATGCCCGCGGGCTGAAGTTGAACCATTGGATTTGCCT CACAACATGGAACAACATCATCTCTCTGGATTCCGCGACTCGCAGCACATGTCCGCCTCAAGTCGTCGTCTGTTGGTGAAGATTGTCAAGGGTGAAGGCCTCAAGGATGCCCATGAACCGTATGTGGTTATAGAAATGGATGAACCAGCCCAGAAGAATCAAACAGGCACTCAGCGTGGCACTCGGCCTTATTGGGATGAGCATTTCCTATT TGAACTCTCCCCCCAAAGTGCTGAAATACTTTTCGAAGTCTACGACCATCCAGTGATTGCATCTGATCCGCCCAAGTTCCTAGGTCTTGGCCTGGTTGGCATTGATGAGCTGGCCGTGGGACCGGCTTCCACACAACTGCTTCAACTTCAACCGAGACCATACGAGACCCAACCCGTGTCTGGAGCAATAACAGTTGATTTCGTCTTCATCGAGGGAGCCGAGATTCCTGTAAGTCAACGTCCTCAGCGCCTCAAGGAGGCTTTGCGTCTCAGCACGCCAGCTATCAATGAGCATATTCGAAATGGAGCCGATTTGGCTGATGCAGCGGTTCGTGCCTTGCAAGATGGTGCCCTGTCCTCCTCGGTGAATGGTGGCCAGCCCAGTAAGAGTACACTGATCATTCACAGTGTCCAGCGG AATTCGAGCAATCCAAATGCATTTAAG GTTGAGGTTAACAAAGATGGCCAAATTGAGGTGCTGGAGTCACCCACAGCTCTGGACCAGGCTGTGGCTCAGGCCTTTGAGCGGGCTGCCCAAGAGGCAGCTTCGTCCAAGGCGTCCGAGCAGATCGAAAACGATATCCAAGAGGAACAGGTGCCCACTccagcaacggcaacgacCAATGAAACAGGTAACCACGAGGACAGTACAACAGACGAG TTTGGCCAACCGAATGCCGCCTCCTCGCCCAATGGCAGTGGCTATCACAATAATTACAGTCTCAATGGTAGCAGTCAGTTGACTGGAACTGGAACTGGACCTGGCCTGGGTTATGGCAATGGTGCATACTCCTCCAATACGAATAGCCTGCCAAGGAATGGTGGAGGTGGAGCCTATCAACCAGATCCAGCAACTCTCGAGGATGATCGTGGGCGTAGCAAAAAACGTAATTTCTTTGGCACCCTCAAGAAGCGACTTAGTCGCTCCAAGACACGTACCCTATCGGCCGATCAGCCCAATAACAATCATCAAAAACTttcacaaacaacaacaacaatcggACTCACCAATTCCAGAACAGCCACCGGAACCCTCAATG GACCCCGCATGGGCATAGGCACCACCATCGATCATCACTCAAGACGCTCTTCAATTTCAGAATCATCGGCCATCTCAGGTTTCTCTTCGGCCAGTAATAAGACCTATGTGCATGAAGCATCCACTTTGGTCCTGGAAACCATTGAGAATGGTGTGAAACG ACACTTTATTGTGCCTTTGGCCATTGCCCAGAGACCGCGTTGGCGTCGCAAAGGCACCAAATTGCATATCTACAACGATCATACCTTCATTGCCAAGCATTTGAGCGG AAGCGGCTTGCAATGTTCGATCTGCATGAAGTCCATACCACGCCGTCCAGGCAAACAGGGTTACGAGTGTCGTGATTGTCAATTGATTTGTCACAAGCAATGTCATATACGGGCACCACAATCCTGTCCCAATCCCACAGTGCTCTCCATGGAACT AACAAAACTTAACTCAGCTGCAGCGGATCGAAGCATACGAAAATTGTGA
- the LOC6646188 gene encoding uncharacterized protein LOC6646188 isoform X15, translating into MDLADQIDDYICSFEGLGDLTMDSLAMFIFLWAVLALFSVWLCKLLYSKYLNKKPASAANSRQSSVAPGGLSTGSGSATGKPEKRLSEPRDLMATKTKVDDLAKPLVGGISAGRGRSSASPGAIGGGGGGGGAAGPRRRVVRQSSTGPENRKTRYVPPPSNVVGPETSSVTWTSQVFRWLYSDLVIVNELLMSWVIAINDSLRKSVEEHGVAVEVVRVLPDSPAPGLNNIFCNCDENNPSEMLITFDCDAMPVLQVKTFRQKSGKVETSHYKVTVSRFRARMAIPISYNTLKGEMRVEGYPDVRIAMNSVGAIKAMDQDEQQLQTVISEILTTALRDTVYPVDFSIYSTCPRAEVEPLDLPVIYPVHYDSLAHNMEQHHLSGFRDSQHMSASSRRLLVKIVKGEGLKDAHEPYVVIEMDEPAQKNQTGTQRGTRPYWDEHFLFELSPQSAEILFEVYDHPVIASDPPKFLGLGLVGIDELAVGPASTQLLQLQPRPYETQPVSGAITVDFVFIEGAEIPVSQRPQRLKEALRLSTPAINEHIRNGADLADAAVRALQDGALSSSVNGGQPSKSTLIIHSVQRNSSNPNAFKFGQPNAASSPNGSGYHNNYSLNGSSQLTGTGTGPGLGYGNGAYSSNTNSLPRNGGGGAYQPDPATLEDDRGRSKKRNFFGTLKKRLSRSKTRTLSADQPNNNHQKLSQTTTTIGLTNSRTATGTLNGESSRSLSVDRATLSKSNSLGPRMGIGTTIDHHSRRSSISESSAISGFSSASNKTYVHEASTLVLETIENGVKRHFIVPLAIAQRPRWRRKGTKLHIYNDHTFIAKHLSGSGLQCSICMKSIPRRPGKQGYECRDCQLICHKQCHIRAPQSCPNPTVLSMELTKLNSAAADRSIRKL; encoded by the exons ATGGATTTAGCAGATCAAATCGATGACTATATCTGTTCATTTGAGGGACTTGGTGACTTAACAATGGACTCTTTAGCcatgtttatatttttatggGCCGTTCTGGCCCTATTCTCAGTATGGCTATGCAAATTGCTATACTCAAAGTATCTTAACAAGAAGCCAGCCAGTGCGGCAAACAGTCGTCAGAGTAGTGTGGCTCCTGGTGGTCTGAGCACAGGATCGGGCTCAGCCACGGGCAAGCCAGAGAAACGTTTATCCGAGCCACGTGATTTGATGGCCACCAAGACTAAAGTGGATGATCTAGCTAAACCCCTAGTGGGTGGCATTTCAGCTGGCAGAGGTCGCTCCTCCGCCTCACCAGGAGCAATtggaggtggtggtggcggcggaGGCGCCGCAGGGCCACGTCGTCGTGTGGTACGTCAAAGCTCAACAGGACCAGAGAATCGCAAGACACGCTATGTGCCACCACCTTCAAATGTTGTGGGACCCGAAACG AGCTCTGTTACCTGGACAAGTCAGGTATTTCGCTGGCTTTACAGCGATCTAGTCATTGTGAACGAATTACTTATGTCCTGGGTGATAGCCATCAACGATTCGCTACGCAAATCTGTGGAGGAG CACGGTGTGGCCGTTGAAGTTGTACGTGTCCTGCCCGATAGTCCAGCACCAggattaaataatattttctgTAACTGCGATGAGAATAATCCCTCCGAAATG TTGATTACTTTCGATTGCGATGCCATGCCAGTGCTGCAGGTGAAGACCTTTCGCCAGAAATCGGGCAAGGTGGAGACATCGCATTATAAGGTCACTGTGTCGCGTTTTCGTGCACGCATGGCCATACCAATCAGCTATAATACCCTCAAGGGTGAGATGCGTGTGGAGGGTTATCCAGAT GTGCGCATTGCCATGAATAGTGTGGGAGCCATTAAGGCCATGGATCAGGATGAACAACAATTGCAGACAGTGATTAGTGAGATTTTGACTACGGCTCTGCGTGACACTGTCTATCCGGTGGACTTTTCCATATATTCCACATGCCCGCGGGCTGAAGTTGAACCATTGGATTTGCCTGTAATCTATCCCGTCCATTATGATTCGCTGGCG CACAACATGGAACAACATCATCTCTCTGGATTCCGCGACTCGCAGCACATGTCCGCCTCAAGTCGTCGTCTGTTGGTGAAGATTGTCAAGGGTGAAGGCCTCAAGGATGCCCATGAACCGTATGTGGTTATAGAAATGGATGAACCAGCCCAGAAGAATCAAACAGGCACTCAGCGTGGCACTCGGCCTTATTGGGATGAGCATTTCCTATT TGAACTCTCCCCCCAAAGTGCTGAAATACTTTTCGAAGTCTACGACCATCCAGTGATTGCATCTGATCCGCCCAAGTTCCTAGGTCTTGGCCTGGTTGGCATTGATGAGCTGGCCGTGGGACCGGCTTCCACACAACTGCTTCAACTTCAACCGAGACCATACGAGACCCAACCCGTGTCTGGAGCAATAACAGTTGATTTCGTCTTCATCGAGGGAGCCGAGATTCCTGTAAGTCAACGTCCTCAGCGCCTCAAGGAGGCTTTGCGTCTCAGCACGCCAGCTATCAATGAGCATATTCGAAATGGAGCCGATTTGGCTGATGCAGCGGTTCGTGCCTTGCAAGATGGTGCCCTGTCCTCCTCGGTGAATGGTGGCCAGCCCAGTAAGAGTACACTGATCATTCACAGTGTCCAGCGG AATTCGAGCAATCCAAATGCATTTAAG TTTGGCCAACCGAATGCCGCCTCCTCGCCCAATGGCAGTGGCTATCACAATAATTACAGTCTCAATGGTAGCAGTCAGTTGACTGGAACTGGAACTGGACCTGGCCTGGGTTATGGCAATGGTGCATACTCCTCCAATACGAATAGCCTGCCAAGGAATGGTGGAGGTGGAGCCTATCAACCAGATCCAGCAACTCTCGAGGATGATCGTGGGCGTAGCAAAAAACGTAATTTCTTTGGCACCCTCAAGAAGCGACTTAGTCGCTCCAAGACACGTACCCTATCGGCCGATCAGCCCAATAACAATCATCAAAAACTttcacaaacaacaacaacaatcggACTCACCAATTCCAGAACAGCCACCGGAACCCTCAATGGTGAATCTTCCCGTTCATTATCTGTCGATCGTGCCACATTGTCTAAAAGCAATTCACTTG GACCCCGCATGGGCATAGGCACCACCATCGATCATCACTCAAGACGCTCTTCAATTTCAGAATCATCGGCCATCTCAGGTTTCTCTTCGGCCAGTAATAAGACCTATGTGCATGAAGCATCCACTTTGGTCCTGGAAACCATTGAGAATGGTGTGAAACG ACACTTTATTGTGCCTTTGGCCATTGCCCAGAGACCGCGTTGGCGTCGCAAAGGCACCAAATTGCATATCTACAACGATCATACCTTCATTGCCAAGCATTTGAGCGG AAGCGGCTTGCAATGTTCGATCTGCATGAAGTCCATACCACGCCGTCCAGGCAAACAGGGTTACGAGTGTCGTGATTGTCAATTGATTTGTCACAAGCAATGTCATATACGGGCACCACAATCCTGTCCCAATCCCACAGTGCTCTCCATGGAACT AACAAAACTTAACTCAGCTGCAGCGGATCGAAGCATACGAAAATTGTGA
- the LOC6646188 gene encoding uncharacterized protein LOC6646188 isoform X18: MDLADQIDDYICSFEGLGDLTMDSLAMFIFLWAVLALFSVWLCKLLYSKYLNKKPASAANSRQSSVAPGGLSTGSGSATGKPEKRLSEPRDLMATKTKVDDLAKPLVGGISAGRGRSSASPGAIGGGGGGGGAAGPRRRVVRQSSTGPENRKTRYVPPPSNVVGPETSSVTWTSQVFRWLYSDLVIVNELLMSWVIAINDSLRKSVEEHGVAVEVVRVLPDSPAPGLNNIFCNCDENNPSEMLITFDCDAMPVLQVKTFRQKSGKVETSHYKVTVSRFRARMAIPISYNTLKGEMRVEGYPDVRIAMNSVGAIKAMDQDEQQLQTVISEILTTALRDTVYPVDFSIYSTCPRAEVEPLDLPVIYPVHYDSLAHNMEQHHLSGFRDSQHMSASSRRLLVKIVKGEGLKDAHEPYVVIEMDEPAQKNQTGTQRGTRPYWDEHFLFELSPQSAEILFEVYDHPVIASDPPKFLGLGLVGIDELAVGPASTQLLQLQPRPYETQPVSGAITVDFVFIEGAEIPVSQRPQRLKEALRLSTPAINEHIRNGADLADAAVRALQDGALSSSVNGGQPSKSTLIIHSVQRNSSNPNAFKVEVNKDGQIEVLESPTALDQAVAQAFERAAQEAASSKASEQIENDIQEEQVPTPATATTNETGNHEDSTTDEFGQPNAASSPNGSGYHNNYSLNGSSQLTGTGTGPGLGYGNGAYSSNTNSLPRNGGGGAYQPDPATLEDDRGRSKKQSSAISGFSSASNKTYVHEASTLVLETIENGVKRHFIVPLAIAQRPRWRRKGTKLHIYNDHTFIAKHLSGSGLQCSICMKSIPRRPGKQGYECRDCQLICHKQCHIRAPQSCPNPTVLSMELTKLNSAAADRSIRKL, encoded by the exons ATGGATTTAGCAGATCAAATCGATGACTATATCTGTTCATTTGAGGGACTTGGTGACTTAACAATGGACTCTTTAGCcatgtttatatttttatggGCCGTTCTGGCCCTATTCTCAGTATGGCTATGCAAATTGCTATACTCAAAGTATCTTAACAAGAAGCCAGCCAGTGCGGCAAACAGTCGTCAGAGTAGTGTGGCTCCTGGTGGTCTGAGCACAGGATCGGGCTCAGCCACGGGCAAGCCAGAGAAACGTTTATCCGAGCCACGTGATTTGATGGCCACCAAGACTAAAGTGGATGATCTAGCTAAACCCCTAGTGGGTGGCATTTCAGCTGGCAGAGGTCGCTCCTCCGCCTCACCAGGAGCAATtggaggtggtggtggcggcggaGGCGCCGCAGGGCCACGTCGTCGTGTGGTACGTCAAAGCTCAACAGGACCAGAGAATCGCAAGACACGCTATGTGCCACCACCTTCAAATGTTGTGGGACCCGAAACG AGCTCTGTTACCTGGACAAGTCAGGTATTTCGCTGGCTTTACAGCGATCTAGTCATTGTGAACGAATTACTTATGTCCTGGGTGATAGCCATCAACGATTCGCTACGCAAATCTGTGGAGGAG CACGGTGTGGCCGTTGAAGTTGTACGTGTCCTGCCCGATAGTCCAGCACCAggattaaataatattttctgTAACTGCGATGAGAATAATCCCTCCGAAATG TTGATTACTTTCGATTGCGATGCCATGCCAGTGCTGCAGGTGAAGACCTTTCGCCAGAAATCGGGCAAGGTGGAGACATCGCATTATAAGGTCACTGTGTCGCGTTTTCGTGCACGCATGGCCATACCAATCAGCTATAATACCCTCAAGGGTGAGATGCGTGTGGAGGGTTATCCAGAT GTGCGCATTGCCATGAATAGTGTGGGAGCCATTAAGGCCATGGATCAGGATGAACAACAATTGCAGACAGTGATTAGTGAGATTTTGACTACGGCTCTGCGTGACACTGTCTATCCGGTGGACTTTTCCATATATTCCACATGCCCGCGGGCTGAAGTTGAACCATTGGATTTGCCTGTAATCTATCCCGTCCATTATGATTCGCTGGCG CACAACATGGAACAACATCATCTCTCTGGATTCCGCGACTCGCAGCACATGTCCGCCTCAAGTCGTCGTCTGTTGGTGAAGATTGTCAAGGGTGAAGGCCTCAAGGATGCCCATGAACCGTATGTGGTTATAGAAATGGATGAACCAGCCCAGAAGAATCAAACAGGCACTCAGCGTGGCACTCGGCCTTATTGGGATGAGCATTTCCTATT TGAACTCTCCCCCCAAAGTGCTGAAATACTTTTCGAAGTCTACGACCATCCAGTGATTGCATCTGATCCGCCCAAGTTCCTAGGTCTTGGCCTGGTTGGCATTGATGAGCTGGCCGTGGGACCGGCTTCCACACAACTGCTTCAACTTCAACCGAGACCATACGAGACCCAACCCGTGTCTGGAGCAATAACAGTTGATTTCGTCTTCATCGAGGGAGCCGAGATTCCTGTAAGTCAACGTCCTCAGCGCCTCAAGGAGGCTTTGCGTCTCAGCACGCCAGCTATCAATGAGCATATTCGAAATGGAGCCGATTTGGCTGATGCAGCGGTTCGTGCCTTGCAAGATGGTGCCCTGTCCTCCTCGGTGAATGGTGGCCAGCCCAGTAAGAGTACACTGATCATTCACAGTGTCCAGCGG AATTCGAGCAATCCAAATGCATTTAAG GTTGAGGTTAACAAAGATGGCCAAATTGAGGTGCTGGAGTCACCCACAGCTCTGGACCAGGCTGTGGCTCAGGCCTTTGAGCGGGCTGCCCAAGAGGCAGCTTCGTCCAAGGCGTCCGAGCAGATCGAAAACGATATCCAAGAGGAACAGGTGCCCACTccagcaacggcaacgacCAATGAAACAGGTAACCACGAGGACAGTACAACAGACGAG TTTGGCCAACCGAATGCCGCCTCCTCGCCCAATGGCAGTGGCTATCACAATAATTACAGTCTCAATGGTAGCAGTCAGTTGACTGGAACTGGAACTGGACCTGGCCTGGGTTATGGCAATGGTGCATACTCCTCCAATACGAATAGCCTGCCAAGGAATGGTGGAGGTGGAGCCTATCAACCAGATCCAGCAACTCTCGAGGATGATCGTGGGCGTAGCAAAAAAC AATCATCGGCCATCTCAGGTTTCTCTTCGGCCAGTAATAAGACCTATGTGCATGAAGCATCCACTTTGGTCCTGGAAACCATTGAGAATGGTGTGAAACG ACACTTTATTGTGCCTTTGGCCATTGCCCAGAGACCGCGTTGGCGTCGCAAAGGCACCAAATTGCATATCTACAACGATCATACCTTCATTGCCAAGCATTTGAGCGG AAGCGGCTTGCAATGTTCGATCTGCATGAAGTCCATACCACGCCGTCCAGGCAAACAGGGTTACGAGTGTCGTGATTGTCAATTGATTTGTCACAAGCAATGTCATATACGGGCACCACAATCCTGTCCCAATCCCACAGTGCTCTCCATGGAACT AACAAAACTTAACTCAGCTGCAGCGGATCGAAGCATACGAAAATTGTGA
- the LOC6646188 gene encoding uncharacterized protein LOC6646188 isoform X14, with translation MDLADQIDDYICSFEGLGDLTMDSLAMFIFLWAVLALFSVWLCKLLYSKYLNKKPASAANSRQSSVAPGGLSTGSGSATGKPEKRLSEPRDLMATKTKVDDLAKPLVGGISAGRGRSSASPGAIGGGGGGGGAAGPRRRVVRQSSTGPENRKTRYVPPPSNVVGPETSSVTWTSQVFRWLYSDLVIVNELLMSWVIAINDSLRKSVEEHGVAVEVVRVLPDSPAPGLNNIFCNCDENNPSEMLITFDCDAMPVLQVKTFRQKSGKVETSHYKVTVSRFRARMAIPISYNTLKGEMRVEGYPDVRIAMNSVGAIKAMDQDEQQLQTVISEILTTALRDTVYPVDFSIYSTCPRAEVEPLDLPVIYPVHYDSLAHNMEQHHLSGFRDSQHMSASSRRLLVKIVKGEGLKDAHEPYVVIEMDEPAQKNQTGTQRGTRPYWDEHFLFELSPQSAEILFEVYDHPVIASDPPKFLGLGLVGIDELAVGPASTQLLQLQPRPYETQPVSGAITVDFVFIEGAEIPVSQRPQRLKEALRLSTPAINEHIRNGADLADAAVRALQDGALSSSVNGGQPSKSTLIIHSVQRNSSNPNAFKVEVNKDGQIEVLESPTALDQAVAQAFERAAQEAASSKASEQIENDIQEEQVPTPATATTNETGNHEDSTTDEFGQPNAASSPNGSGYHNNYSLNGSSQLTGTGTGPGLGYGNGAYSSNTNSLPRNGGGGAYQPDPATLEDDRGRSKKRPRMGIGTTIDHHSRRSSISESSAISGFSSASNKTYVHEASTLVLETIENGVKRHFIVPLAIAQRPRWRRKGTKLHIYNDHTFIAKHLSGSGLQCSICMKSIPRRPGKQGYECRDCQLICHKQCHIRAPQSCPNPTVLSMELTKLNSAAADRSIRKL, from the exons ATGGATTTAGCAGATCAAATCGATGACTATATCTGTTCATTTGAGGGACTTGGTGACTTAACAATGGACTCTTTAGCcatgtttatatttttatggGCCGTTCTGGCCCTATTCTCAGTATGGCTATGCAAATTGCTATACTCAAAGTATCTTAACAAGAAGCCAGCCAGTGCGGCAAACAGTCGTCAGAGTAGTGTGGCTCCTGGTGGTCTGAGCACAGGATCGGGCTCAGCCACGGGCAAGCCAGAGAAACGTTTATCCGAGCCACGTGATTTGATGGCCACCAAGACTAAAGTGGATGATCTAGCTAAACCCCTAGTGGGTGGCATTTCAGCTGGCAGAGGTCGCTCCTCCGCCTCACCAGGAGCAATtggaggtggtggtggcggcggaGGCGCCGCAGGGCCACGTCGTCGTGTGGTACGTCAAAGCTCAACAGGACCAGAGAATCGCAAGACACGCTATGTGCCACCACCTTCAAATGTTGTGGGACCCGAAACG AGCTCTGTTACCTGGACAAGTCAGGTATTTCGCTGGCTTTACAGCGATCTAGTCATTGTGAACGAATTACTTATGTCCTGGGTGATAGCCATCAACGATTCGCTACGCAAATCTGTGGAGGAG CACGGTGTGGCCGTTGAAGTTGTACGTGTCCTGCCCGATAGTCCAGCACCAggattaaataatattttctgTAACTGCGATGAGAATAATCCCTCCGAAATG TTGATTACTTTCGATTGCGATGCCATGCCAGTGCTGCAGGTGAAGACCTTTCGCCAGAAATCGGGCAAGGTGGAGACATCGCATTATAAGGTCACTGTGTCGCGTTTTCGTGCACGCATGGCCATACCAATCAGCTATAATACCCTCAAGGGTGAGATGCGTGTGGAGGGTTATCCAGAT GTGCGCATTGCCATGAATAGTGTGGGAGCCATTAAGGCCATGGATCAGGATGAACAACAATTGCAGACAGTGATTAGTGAGATTTTGACTACGGCTCTGCGTGACACTGTCTATCCGGTGGACTTTTCCATATATTCCACATGCCCGCGGGCTGAAGTTGAACCATTGGATTTGCCTGTAATCTATCCCGTCCATTATGATTCGCTGGCG CACAACATGGAACAACATCATCTCTCTGGATTCCGCGACTCGCAGCACATGTCCGCCTCAAGTCGTCGTCTGTTGGTGAAGATTGTCAAGGGTGAAGGCCTCAAGGATGCCCATGAACCGTATGTGGTTATAGAAATGGATGAACCAGCCCAGAAGAATCAAACAGGCACTCAGCGTGGCACTCGGCCTTATTGGGATGAGCATTTCCTATT TGAACTCTCCCCCCAAAGTGCTGAAATACTTTTCGAAGTCTACGACCATCCAGTGATTGCATCTGATCCGCCCAAGTTCCTAGGTCTTGGCCTGGTTGGCATTGATGAGCTGGCCGTGGGACCGGCTTCCACACAACTGCTTCAACTTCAACCGAGACCATACGAGACCCAACCCGTGTCTGGAGCAATAACAGTTGATTTCGTCTTCATCGAGGGAGCCGAGATTCCTGTAAGTCAACGTCCTCAGCGCCTCAAGGAGGCTTTGCGTCTCAGCACGCCAGCTATCAATGAGCATATTCGAAATGGAGCCGATTTGGCTGATGCAGCGGTTCGTGCCTTGCAAGATGGTGCCCTGTCCTCCTCGGTGAATGGTGGCCAGCCCAGTAAGAGTACACTGATCATTCACAGTGTCCAGCGG AATTCGAGCAATCCAAATGCATTTAAG GTTGAGGTTAACAAAGATGGCCAAATTGAGGTGCTGGAGTCACCCACAGCTCTGGACCAGGCTGTGGCTCAGGCCTTTGAGCGGGCTGCCCAAGAGGCAGCTTCGTCCAAGGCGTCCGAGCAGATCGAAAACGATATCCAAGAGGAACAGGTGCCCACTccagcaacggcaacgacCAATGAAACAGGTAACCACGAGGACAGTACAACAGACGAG TTTGGCCAACCGAATGCCGCCTCCTCGCCCAATGGCAGTGGCTATCACAATAATTACAGTCTCAATGGTAGCAGTCAGTTGACTGGAACTGGAACTGGACCTGGCCTGGGTTATGGCAATGGTGCATACTCCTCCAATACGAATAGCCTGCCAAGGAATGGTGGAGGTGGAGCCTATCAACCAGATCCAGCAACTCTCGAGGATGATCGTGGGCGTAGCAAAAAAC GACCCCGCATGGGCATAGGCACCACCATCGATCATCACTCAAGACGCTCTTCAATTTCAGAATCATCGGCCATCTCAGGTTTCTCTTCGGCCAGTAATAAGACCTATGTGCATGAAGCATCCACTTTGGTCCTGGAAACCATTGAGAATGGTGTGAAACG ACACTTTATTGTGCCTTTGGCCATTGCCCAGAGACCGCGTTGGCGTCGCAAAGGCACCAAATTGCATATCTACAACGATCATACCTTCATTGCCAAGCATTTGAGCGG AAGCGGCTTGCAATGTTCGATCTGCATGAAGTCCATACCACGCCGTCCAGGCAAACAGGGTTACGAGTGTCGTGATTGTCAATTGATTTGTCACAAGCAATGTCATATACGGGCACCACAATCCTGTCCCAATCCCACAGTGCTCTCCATGGAACT AACAAAACTTAACTCAGCTGCAGCGGATCGAAGCATACGAAAATTGTGA